The Catenuloplanes niger genome includes a window with the following:
- a CDS encoding TetR/AcrR family transcriptional regulator, producing the protein MSLPTGRRAAPALGVTEDDDRPRRSDARLRRSALLTAVGELIAERGTEFPLAEAAERAGISTATAYRNFSDTGSAVDAYFADLMGDLLEAFDGLPVGDDPLGDIRVLCHEWVAQATRWGAAAVHMRSPRGLLARRNMEDPFIGALYDRLARLVETAMTRGRLPQQDVRFAVLMWVTIFDERVVIDLTTTLGWSERTAADHLTEALLRTFGVPPAIIPQAIYG; encoded by the coding sequence ATGTCGCTGCCAACTGGACGCCGGGCCGCGCCGGCCCTCGGAGTGACCGAGGACGACGATCGCCCCCGGCGCAGCGACGCACGGCTCCGCCGCTCCGCGCTGCTGACCGCGGTGGGCGAGCTGATCGCCGAGCGCGGGACCGAGTTTCCGCTGGCCGAGGCGGCCGAGCGGGCCGGCATCTCGACCGCCACCGCGTACCGGAACTTCTCCGACACGGGCAGCGCGGTCGATGCGTACTTCGCGGATCTGATGGGTGATCTGCTCGAGGCGTTCGACGGGTTGCCGGTCGGCGACGACCCGCTCGGGGACATCCGTGTTCTGTGTCACGAGTGGGTGGCGCAGGCCACCCGCTGGGGCGCCGCCGCGGTCCACATGCGCTCGCCGCGCGGCCTGCTGGCCCGGCGGAACATGGAGGACCCGTTCATCGGCGCGCTCTACGACCGGCTGGCGCGGCTGGTGGAGACCGCGATGACCCGCGGGCGGCTGCCGCAGCAGGACGTCCGGTTCGCGGTGCTGATGTGGGTGACGATCTTCGACGAGCGGGTGGTGATCGACCTCACCACCACGCTCGGCTGGAGCGAGCGGACCGCGGCCGACCACCTCACCGAGGCGCTGCTGCGCACGTTCGGCGTGCCGCCCGCGATCATCCCGCAGGCGATCTACGGCTGA
- a CDS encoding PaaI family thioesterase, with amino-acid sequence MDETQRSRTYGWTDPAAIAAHLGRRSGLDLIRAMAAGEVPAPPIMHTVGIAGMEAKEGWVGLELTPQEFHYNPLGSVHGGVISTLLDTAAACAVHTTLPAGVGYTSLDLNVKFVRPVTVATGRVRCEGTVLNRGRRTALAESRLTDAAGRLLAHGTSTCLIFDMP; translated from the coding sequence ATGGACGAGACGCAGCGCAGCCGCACGTACGGCTGGACGGATCCCGCGGCGATCGCCGCTCACCTCGGCCGCCGCAGCGGTCTCGACCTGATCCGCGCGATGGCGGCGGGCGAGGTGCCGGCGCCGCCGATCATGCACACGGTCGGGATCGCGGGCATGGAGGCGAAGGAGGGCTGGGTCGGCCTGGAGTTGACGCCGCAGGAGTTCCACTACAACCCGCTCGGCTCGGTGCACGGCGGTGTCATCTCGACGCTGCTGGACACCGCGGCCGCGTGCGCGGTGCACACCACGCTGCCGGCCGGCGTCGGCTACACCTCGCTGGACCTGAACGTGAAGTTCGTCCGGCCGGTCACCGTCGCGACCGGCCGGGTGCGCTGCGAGGGCACGGTGCTCAACCGCGGCCGCCGGACCGCGCTCGCCGAGTCGCGGCTCACCGACGCGGCCGGCCGGCTGCTCGCCCACGGCACGTCGACCTGCCTCATCTTCGACATGCCGTGA
- a CDS encoding 2-dehydropantoate 2-reductase, whose protein sequence is MSTRQTRVAVIGAGAVGLVVAEAAHDAGHDVVLCARTRPERLLVERTDRTRELDVPVLVDPGEAEPADWVLLATKAQDVAGAAVWFDGLVGPDTTVVVLQNGVDHAERVGPLLPAGTTVLPALVYVAAELLDRGHVLHRRGARLTVQGCPDTASAESLTGFASAFTAGTGSATPAADTRSTGPVASTGSLPGERFAALMAGSGLAVELVADFRTAAWRKLLTNAAANPITALTMQRMVVIQQDESVRELTRGLLREAVRVGIAEGAALTADDVTRTLQVYDEFAPEDGTSMHYDRAAGRATEHELITGAIVRLGDRHGVDVPLNRAVLALMRGLNHK, encoded by the coding sequence ATGTCCACGAGACAAACCCGCGTCGCGGTGATCGGTGCCGGCGCGGTCGGCCTGGTAGTCGCGGAGGCGGCGCACGACGCCGGTCACGACGTCGTGCTCTGCGCGCGCACCCGGCCGGAACGGCTGCTCGTCGAGCGCACCGATCGCACACGCGAGCTGGACGTACCCGTGCTGGTCGATCCGGGCGAGGCGGAGCCGGCCGACTGGGTGCTGCTCGCCACCAAGGCACAGGACGTCGCCGGTGCCGCCGTCTGGTTCGACGGGCTGGTCGGCCCGGACACCACGGTGGTGGTGCTGCAGAACGGCGTCGACCACGCGGAGCGCGTCGGCCCCCTCCTCCCGGCCGGCACCACGGTGCTGCCCGCGCTGGTCTACGTGGCCGCGGAGCTGCTCGACCGCGGTCACGTGCTGCACCGCCGGGGCGCGCGCCTCACGGTGCAGGGCTGCCCGGACACCGCCAGCGCCGAGTCGCTGACCGGCTTCGCGTCGGCGTTCACGGCCGGCACCGGCTCGGCCACCCCGGCGGCCGACACGCGCTCGACCGGTCCGGTGGCCAGCACCGGCTCGCTTCCCGGTGAGCGCTTCGCCGCGCTGATGGCCGGTTCCGGCCTCGCGGTGGAGCTGGTCGCGGACTTCCGCACCGCGGCCTGGCGCAAGCTGCTGACGAACGCGGCCGCGAACCCGATCACCGCGCTCACCATGCAGCGCATGGTCGTGATCCAGCAGGACGAGTCGGTACGCGAGCTGACCCGCGGGCTGCTGCGCGAGGCGGTCCGGGTGGGCATCGCCGAGGGCGCGGCGCTGACCGCGGACGACGTGACCCGCACGCTGCAGGTCTACGACGAGTTCGCGCCGGAGGACGGCACGTCGATGCACTACGACCGGGCCGCCGGGCGCGCCACCGAGCACGAGCTGATCACCGGCGCCATCGTCCGGCTCGGCGACCGCCACGGCGTGGACGTGCCGCTCAACCGGGCCGTTCTCGCGCTGATGCGGGGCCTGAACCACAAGTAG
- the urtC gene encoding urea ABC transporter permease subunit UrtC gives MRSARLGVLVLAGLLLLAAPALLPAFRLELLAKWLCYAIVAVGIHLAWGRGGMLTLGQGVFFGLGGYAMGMHLKLADAGPGALPDFMVWSGVESLPALWAPFRSPVFAVAMVVVLPAVTALLLGTLVFRQRVRGAYFAVLSQALAAAFVILLVGRQGLTGGTNGLTNVQFFFGLDLYDPAQKRIVYYLVVLALLVVFLIAWQLNRSRLGRLLIAIRDGEDRVRFLGYDPAVVKTLVYAVSAATAGIAGALFVPVVGILGPADLGVVPSLEMLVAVAIGGRFSLGGAIGGAVLYNYASTGLSESFPSGWTYLQGALFIAVMLWAPRGLAGLLSDGVALARRRLPSTSAASPGAAASSGAAASPGTAAPPGTAAPPGPAAPPGAAAARDGVTA, from the coding sequence ATGAGATCCGCCAGACTCGGTGTCCTCGTGCTCGCCGGGCTGCTGCTCCTCGCGGCCCCGGCCCTGCTCCCGGCGTTCCGGCTGGAACTGCTGGCGAAGTGGCTCTGCTACGCGATCGTCGCGGTCGGCATCCACCTGGCCTGGGGCCGCGGCGGCATGCTCACGCTCGGCCAGGGCGTCTTCTTCGGCCTCGGCGGCTACGCCATGGGCATGCACCTGAAGCTGGCCGACGCCGGCCCCGGCGCGCTGCCCGACTTCATGGTGTGGAGCGGCGTGGAGTCGCTGCCCGCGCTCTGGGCGCCGTTCCGCAGCCCGGTCTTCGCGGTCGCCATGGTGGTGGTGCTGCCGGCCGTGACCGCGCTGCTGCTCGGCACGCTGGTGTTCCGGCAGCGGGTGCGCGGCGCGTACTTCGCGGTGCTCTCCCAGGCGCTCGCGGCCGCGTTCGTGATCCTGCTGGTCGGCCGGCAGGGCCTGACCGGTGGCACGAACGGGCTGACCAACGTGCAGTTCTTCTTCGGGCTCGACCTCTACGACCCGGCGCAGAAGCGGATCGTCTACTACCTCGTGGTGCTGGCGCTGCTGGTGGTGTTCCTGATCGCGTGGCAGCTGAACCGCAGCCGGCTCGGTCGGCTGCTGATCGCGATCCGGGACGGCGAGGACCGGGTACGGTTCCTCGGCTACGACCCGGCCGTGGTGAAGACGCTGGTCTACGCGGTGTCGGCGGCGACGGCCGGGATCGCGGGCGCGCTGTTCGTGCCGGTGGTCGGCATCCTCGGCCCGGCCGACCTGGGCGTGGTGCCGTCGCTGGAGATGCTGGTGGCGGTCGCGATCGGCGGGCGGTTCTCGCTCGGTGGCGCGATCGGCGGCGCGGTGCTCTACAACTACGCCAGCACCGGGCTCAGCGAGTCGTTCCCGTCCGGCTGGACGTACCTGCAGGGCGCGTTGTTCATCGCGGTGATGCTGTGGGCGCCGCGCGGCCTGGCCGGGCTGCTCTCGGACGGCGTGGCGCTGGCCCGCCGCCGGCTGCCGTCCACCTCGGCAGCCTCCCCGGGAGCGGCTGCTTCCTCAGGCGCGGCTGCCTCCCCGGGCACCGCGGCTCCCCCGGGCACCGCGGCTCCCCCGGGACCGGCTGCGCCCCCGGGAGCGGCTGCGGCGCGGGACGGGGTGACGGCGTGA
- the ureG gene encoding urease accessory protein UreG yields MDAGPDPHTPPHPGARALRVGIGGPVGSGKTALVAALCRSLGEELRLAVVTNDIYTTEDADFLLRNGVLPASHVRAVETGCCPHTAIRDDISANLDAVEDLEAALGPLDLILVESGGDNLTATFSKGLIDVQIFVVDVAGGDKVPRKGGPGVTTADLLVINKTDLAPLVGADLAVMDRDARARRGDLPTIFQSIAEDRGASQVADWVRARVAARAAVAP; encoded by the coding sequence ATGGACGCCGGCCCCGACCCGCACACGCCACCGCACCCGGGCGCCCGCGCGCTGCGGGTCGGCATCGGCGGTCCGGTCGGCTCCGGCAAGACCGCGCTGGTCGCCGCGCTGTGCCGGTCGCTCGGCGAGGAACTGCGGCTCGCCGTCGTCACCAACGACATCTACACCACCGAGGACGCCGACTTCCTGCTGCGCAACGGCGTGCTCCCGGCCTCGCACGTGCGTGCCGTGGAGACCGGCTGCTGCCCGCACACCGCCATCCGCGACGACATCTCCGCGAACCTGGACGCGGTCGAGGACCTGGAGGCCGCGCTCGGCCCGCTCGACCTGATCCTGGTGGAGAGCGGCGGCGACAACCTCACCGCCACGTTCAGCAAGGGCCTGATCGACGTGCAGATCTTCGTGGTCGACGTGGCCGGCGGCGACAAGGTCCCGCGCAAGGGCGGCCCGGGCGTCACCACCGCGGACCTGCTCGTGATCAACAAGACCGACCTGGCGCCGCTGGTCGGTGCGGACCTGGCCGTGATGGACCGGGACGCCCGCGCCCGCCGCGGCGACCTGCCGACGATCTTCCAGTCGATCGCCGAGGACCGGGGCGCCTCACAGGTGGCGGACTGGGTCCGCGCCCGGGTCGCCGCCCGCGCCGCGGTCGCTCCGTGA
- a CDS encoding SDR family oxidoreductase, translating to MIEIAVTGVTGHLGGAVAHRLAEAGHPLRLIARTPSRAPSLPHATVAAASYGDHDAVVRALRGTEVALMVSAAESADRLDQHRAFIDAAVAAGVRHLVYISFFGAAADAEFTLARDHHATEEHLRASGLAWTALRDNLYADFLLTLAGPDGVIRGPAGDGRVSAVARVDVADCAAAVLRSPAAHRDRTYHLTGPEAVGLADVAALLTAHTGRPVSYHPESLAEAHASRAHYGAPPWQLDAWISTYTAIASGALSPVTSDVALLSGHPATPLRALLTA from the coding sequence ATGATCGAGATTGCGGTGACCGGCGTGACCGGTCACCTCGGCGGTGCCGTCGCCCACCGCCTCGCCGAAGCCGGCCACCCCCTGCGCCTGATCGCCCGCACGCCGTCGCGTGCCCCGTCGCTGCCGCACGCGACCGTCGCGGCCGCCTCGTACGGCGACCACGACGCCGTGGTCCGCGCGCTGCGCGGCACCGAGGTCGCGCTGATGGTCTCCGCGGCCGAGTCCGCCGACCGCCTGGACCAGCACCGCGCGTTCATCGACGCGGCCGTCGCCGCCGGCGTACGCCACCTGGTCTACATCTCGTTCTTCGGCGCGGCCGCCGACGCGGAGTTCACGCTGGCCCGCGACCACCACGCCACCGAGGAGCACCTGCGCGCCTCCGGCCTGGCCTGGACCGCGCTCCGCGACAACCTCTACGCCGACTTCCTGCTCACGCTGGCCGGCCCGGACGGCGTGATCCGCGGCCCGGCCGGCGACGGCCGGGTCTCCGCCGTCGCCCGCGTGGACGTGGCGGACTGCGCCGCGGCCGTGCTGCGCTCCCCGGCCGCCCACCGCGACCGCACCTATCACCTGACCGGCCCGGAGGCCGTCGGCCTGGCCGACGTGGCCGCGCTGTTGACCGCGCACACCGGCCGCCCGGTCAGCTACCACCCGGAGTCGCTCGCCGAGGCCCACGCGTCCCGGGCCCACTACGGCGCGCCGCCCTGGCAGCTCGACGCGTGGATCTCCACCTACACCGCGATCGCCTCCGGCGCGCTCTCCCCCGTCACCTCCGACGTCGCCCTGCTGTCGGGTCACCCCGCCACGCCGCTCCGCGCGCTCCTGACGGCCTGA
- a CDS encoding methyl-accepting chemotaxis protein: MSSEASSAARRGGPARFFTDRGVNAKILSAVAVASVAAGVIGVTGFVQLDSLADKNEQLYTDNVAPLTVLSSLQRDIQAWRARVLEYGGADAATRTTLRGEIDDRESRIEAGAAEYAPHAVDPDAMPTFDASYEKLVGIAENQLIPLAERGQTGQFFADYRTVFLPEMTLAADAIETENAAEAAQAKSRADDGAATAATGKETLLIVGVVGVLLALALGIWVARQIVGPLARVNRSLTRMAEGDLTDEPDVHGRDEVGQMAAALVRALRQTREVVSSVGAASQSLAAAAEETSVIANQIAKNAEEASTQAKVVSAASEEVSQGVTTVAAGSEEMGAAIGEIAQSANNAAEVAGQAVAVAESTNQTIATLGESSRQIGDVIKVITAIAEQTNLLALNATIEAARAGEAGKGFAVVATEVKDLAQETARATEDISRRVEAIQADSNQAVTAIQEIAEVIGRINDYTTTIASAVEEQSATTAEMNRNVAEAASATGQISASIDNVAENARITAESVADAQRSAAELSRMSTELQSTVSRFTY, translated from the coding sequence ATGAGCAGTGAGGCCTCCTCGGCCGCCCGGCGGGGCGGTCCGGCGCGCTTCTTCACCGACCGGGGTGTGAACGCGAAGATCCTCTCGGCCGTGGCCGTGGCCTCGGTGGCCGCCGGGGTGATCGGTGTGACCGGCTTCGTGCAACTCGACTCGCTGGCGGACAAGAACGAGCAGCTCTACACGGACAACGTCGCACCGTTGACCGTCCTCTCGTCGCTGCAACGCGACATCCAGGCCTGGCGCGCCCGGGTGCTGGAGTACGGCGGCGCCGACGCGGCGACCCGGACGACGCTGCGCGGCGAGATCGACGACCGGGAGAGCCGGATCGAGGCCGGCGCCGCCGAGTACGCGCCGCACGCGGTGGACCCGGACGCCATGCCGACGTTCGACGCCAGCTACGAGAAGCTGGTCGGCATCGCGGAGAACCAGCTGATCCCGCTGGCCGAGCGGGGACAGACCGGGCAGTTCTTCGCGGACTACCGCACCGTCTTCCTGCCGGAGATGACCCTCGCCGCCGACGCCATCGAGACGGAGAACGCGGCCGAGGCCGCGCAGGCCAAGTCACGCGCCGACGACGGTGCCGCGACCGCGGCCACCGGCAAGGAGACGCTGCTGATCGTCGGCGTCGTCGGCGTGCTGCTCGCGCTCGCGCTCGGCATCTGGGTGGCCCGGCAGATCGTCGGCCCGCTGGCCCGGGTCAACCGCTCGCTGACCCGGATGGCCGAGGGTGACCTCACGGACGAGCCGGACGTGCACGGCCGGGACGAGGTCGGCCAGATGGCGGCCGCGCTGGTCCGCGCGCTCCGGCAGACGCGCGAGGTGGTCTCGTCCGTCGGCGCGGCCTCGCAGAGCCTGGCCGCCGCCGCCGAGGAGACCTCGGTCATCGCGAACCAGATCGCCAAGAACGCGGAGGAGGCCTCCACCCAGGCCAAGGTCGTCTCGGCCGCGTCCGAGGAGGTGTCCCAGGGCGTGACCACGGTCGCGGCCGGCTCCGAGGAGATGGGCGCCGCGATCGGCGAGATCGCGCAGAGCGCCAACAACGCGGCCGAGGTCGCCGGGCAGGCGGTCGCGGTGGCGGAGTCCACCAACCAGACCATCGCCACGCTCGGCGAGTCGTCCCGCCAGATCGGCGACGTGATCAAGGTGATCACCGCGATCGCGGAGCAGACCAACCTGCTGGCGCTCAACGCCACCATCGAGGCGGCGCGGGCCGGCGAGGCCGGCAAGGGCTTCGCGGTCGTCGCGACCGAGGTCAAGGACCTGGCGCAGGAGACCGCGCGGGCCACCGAGGACATCTCCCGCCGGGTCGAGGCGATCCAGGCCGACAGCAACCAGGCGGTGACCGCGATCCAGGAGATCGCGGAGGTCATCGGCCGGATCAACGACTACACCACCACGATCGCGTCCGCGGTCGAGGAGCAGTCCGCGACCACGGCCGAGATGAACCGCAACGTGGCCGAGGCGGCGAGCGCGACCGGCCAGATCAGCGCCAGCATCGACAACGTGGCGGAGAACGCCCGGATCACGGCCGAGTCGGTCGCGGACGCCCAGCGTTCCGCCGCCGAACTCTCCCGGATGTCGACCGAGCTGCAGAGCACGGTCTCCCGCTTCACGTACTGA
- the urtE gene encoding urea ABC transporter ATP-binding subunit UrtE → MTLAVSGLDVAYGRAQVLFGVDLHAPAGELVCVMGRNGVGKSTLLKAIMGVLPARAGTITFEGQDISNLKTHERVRRGLGYVPQGHETFPQLTVAENLRVTLEATRAGDRAALDEALDLFPALRGLLKRRAGFLSGGQQQQLAMARALVTRPRMLLLDEPTEGIQPSIIVEIEEAIARLHTEAGLGILLIEQYLDTALRLADEFVVLDAGEVVRSGNRTDLHDESLHQLLSV, encoded by the coding sequence ATGACGCTGGCGGTATCGGGTCTCGACGTCGCGTACGGCCGGGCGCAGGTGCTCTTCGGGGTTGACCTGCACGCGCCGGCCGGTGAGCTGGTCTGCGTCATGGGCCGCAACGGCGTCGGCAAGTCCACGCTGCTCAAGGCCATCATGGGTGTGCTGCCCGCGCGCGCCGGCACGATCACGTTCGAGGGTCAGGACATCTCGAACCTGAAGACCCACGAGAGGGTACGCCGTGGGCTCGGCTACGTCCCGCAGGGCCACGAGACGTTCCCGCAGCTGACCGTGGCCGAGAACCTGCGGGTCACGCTGGAGGCGACGCGGGCCGGTGACCGGGCCGCGCTGGACGAGGCGCTGGACCTCTTCCCGGCGCTGCGCGGTCTGCTCAAGCGCCGCGCCGGCTTCCTCTCCGGCGGCCAGCAACAGCAGCTCGCGATGGCCCGCGCGCTGGTCACCCGCCCCCGCATGCTGCTGCTCGACGAGCCGACCGAGGGCATCCAGCCCTCGATCATCGTGGAGATCGAGGAGGCGATCGCCCGCCTGCACACCGAGGCCGGCCTGGGCATCCTGCTCATCGAGCAGTACCTGGACACGGCACTGCGCCTCGCCGACGAGTTCGTCGTCCTGGACGCCGGCGAGGTCGTCCGCTCCGGCAACCGCACGGACCTGCACGACGAGTCCCTGCACCAGCTTCTCTCCGTGTGA
- the urtD gene encoding urea ABC transporter ATP-binding protein UrtD: MTGRLEVRGLNVVFDGFHAITDLDVTVQPGELRFLIGPNGAGKTTLIDVITGRTRPASGSVRFDGTELVGRREHAIVRLGIGRTFQTSVVFEELTVLENLDLAASFRRRIPALLRARRGVSGEVTAALETTGLTSLAGRPAGVLSHGQRQWLEIGMLIVQRPRLLLLDEPVAGMSRGERDRTGELLQAVAKDHTVVVIEHDMEFLRRFASQVTVLHEGRLLREGTVAAVQADPRVQEVYLGRSTSRKATT; this comes from the coding sequence GTGACCGGGCGGCTGGAGGTGCGTGGCCTCAACGTGGTCTTCGACGGCTTCCACGCGATCACCGACCTGGACGTCACGGTCCAGCCCGGCGAACTGCGCTTCCTGATCGGGCCGAACGGCGCGGGCAAGACCACGCTGATCGACGTGATCACCGGACGAACCCGGCCCGCGTCCGGCTCGGTGCGGTTCGACGGCACCGAGCTGGTCGGGCGGCGCGAGCACGCGATCGTCCGGCTCGGCATCGGCCGTACCTTCCAGACCTCGGTGGTGTTCGAGGAACTCACCGTGCTGGAGAACCTGGACCTGGCCGCGTCGTTCCGCCGCCGGATCCCGGCGCTGCTGCGCGCCCGGCGCGGCGTCTCCGGCGAGGTCACCGCCGCGCTGGAGACGACCGGCCTGACGTCGCTGGCCGGCCGGCCCGCCGGAGTGCTCTCGCACGGCCAGCGGCAGTGGCTGGAGATCGGCATGCTCATCGTGCAGCGGCCGCGCCTGCTGCTGCTGGACGAGCCGGTGGCCGGGATGAGCCGCGGCGAGCGCGACCGCACCGGTGAGCTGCTGCAGGCGGTCGCGAAGGACCACACGGTCGTGGTGATCGAGCACGACATGGAGTTCCTGCGCCGGTTCGCCAGCCAGGTGACCGTGCTGCACGAGGGCCGGCTGCTGCGCGAGGGCACGGTCGCCGCCGTCCAGGCGGACCCGCGCGTGCAGGAGGTCTACCTCGGACGATCCACCTCACGGAAGGCCACGACATGA
- a CDS encoding urease accessory protein UreD, producing MRATARIVAVPDGRGGTGLPTLAGEPPLLVRRTGARQPGVPAEVHLVGGAAGPLGGDRLRVEITVEPGASLVVRTVAASIALPTPHAHGRADTSLVETHATVAAGGVLHWLPEPLIGAAGCDHDAVTVVDVADGGALVWRDELVCGRHGEPAGDVRLHTTVRYAGRTLYRHDLSVGPAAPGWSGAAVLGWSGAAAPGRSGAAAPGVLRGGRATGSLVVVDPAWADGGPPPASPVGDTAAVMPLPGPAILATAVGPDLRAVRGPLDVCLRRAPALV from the coding sequence ATGCGGGCCACCGCGCGGATCGTGGCGGTGCCGGACGGCCGGGGCGGCACCGGCCTGCCCACGCTGGCCGGCGAGCCACCGCTGCTGGTCCGCCGGACCGGGGCCCGGCAGCCGGGCGTACCCGCGGAGGTGCACCTGGTCGGTGGTGCGGCCGGGCCGCTCGGCGGCGACCGCCTGCGCGTCGAGATCACCGTCGAGCCCGGCGCGTCGCTGGTGGTCCGCACGGTCGCGGCCTCGATCGCGCTGCCCACGCCGCACGCGCACGGCCGGGCGGACACCTCGCTGGTCGAGACGCACGCCACGGTCGCGGCCGGCGGCGTGCTGCACTGGCTGCCCGAGCCGCTGATCGGCGCGGCCGGCTGCGACCACGACGCGGTCACCGTGGTCGACGTCGCGGACGGTGGCGCGCTGGTCTGGCGCGACGAGCTGGTCTGCGGCCGCCACGGCGAGCCCGCCGGCGACGTCCGCCTGCACACCACCGTCCGCTACGCCGGCCGCACGCTCTACCGCCACGACCTCTCGGTCGGCCCGGCCGCGCCCGGCTGGTCCGGCGCGGCCGTGCTCGGCTGGTCCGGCGCGGCCGCACCTGGCCGGTCCGGCGCGGCCGCGCCCGGCGTGCTCCGCGGTGGCCGGGCGACCGGCTCGCTCGTCGTCGTCGATCCGGCCTGGGCGGACGGCGGACCGCCACCGGCCTCACCGGTCGGTGACACCGCCGCCGTGATGCCGCTCCCCGGTCCCGCGATCCTCGCCACCGCGGTCGGCCCCGACCTGCGGGCCGTCCGCGGCCCGCTGGACGTCTGCCTGCGCCGCGCTCCCGCGCTCGTCTGA
- a CDS encoding MFS transporter, translating into MSITGPLRITVYRNLWLAVLVSNVGLWMQTVGAQWLLVGEPNASTLVSLVQTASLMPVFLLALPAGALADSLDRRRLLLTVQTALALIGGALTLVTALGDVPPALLLAFTFALGAGQALTLPAWQATIPDLVPRDQLVSASALGSISVNAARAIGPAVAGLLIAQAGAAVVFGVNALTFVLFAVVLAAWRPPAGTAPHTPEPFTSAVRAGSRYVRHSPVVRRILLRAVLFIAPGNALWALLPLVASQRLGFGSGGYGLMLAVLGAGAVAGAFLLAPIRDRVSNNQMLLAAGVVYAAVLAVLGLVRTPAVVMLALLPAGLAWVAVLSTINASMQLFLPGWVRARGLSIYQIVVAAAQALPALAWGLLADLTSLPVALTAAAGLMLAGTLTLRLWALIDTRDMDRAPAVFWPEPHLTLEPDPRVGPVLVSVRYQVTAENTPAFITAMDAVRRSVQRTGAYRWGLFQDGAGAGTFVEVYLVPSWAEHLRQHEGRLTGADRAAEERARALAEGAPEVSHLFPAGARPGGS; encoded by the coding sequence GTGTCGATCACCGGGCCGCTGCGCATCACCGTCTACCGCAACCTCTGGCTCGCGGTGCTGGTCAGTAACGTCGGCCTCTGGATGCAGACGGTCGGCGCCCAGTGGCTGCTGGTCGGCGAGCCGAACGCGTCCACGCTGGTCTCGCTGGTGCAGACCGCCAGCCTGATGCCGGTCTTCCTGCTCGCGCTGCCGGCCGGCGCGCTCGCCGACAGCCTCGACCGGCGCCGCCTGCTGCTCACCGTGCAGACCGCGCTCGCGCTGATCGGCGGCGCGCTGACGCTGGTCACCGCGCTCGGCGACGTACCGCCGGCGCTGCTGCTGGCGTTCACGTTCGCGCTCGGCGCCGGCCAGGCGCTGACGCTGCCGGCGTGGCAGGCGACCATCCCCGACCTGGTGCCGCGGGACCAGCTCGTCTCCGCGTCCGCGCTCGGCTCGATCAGCGTCAACGCGGCCCGCGCGATCGGGCCGGCCGTCGCCGGGCTGCTCATCGCGCAGGCCGGCGCCGCCGTCGTCTTCGGTGTCAACGCGCTCACGTTCGTGCTGTTCGCCGTCGTGCTCGCGGCCTGGCGCCCACCCGCCGGCACCGCGCCGCACACGCCGGAACCCTTCACCTCCGCGGTACGGGCCGGCAGCCGCTACGTACGGCACTCCCCGGTGGTCCGCCGCATCCTGCTCCGCGCGGTCCTGTTCATCGCGCCCGGCAACGCGCTCTGGGCGCTGCTGCCGCTGGTCGCCAGCCAGCGACTGGGTTTCGGCTCCGGCGGGTACGGCCTGATGCTCGCGGTGCTCGGCGCCGGCGCGGTCGCGGGCGCGTTCCTGCTCGCCCCGATCCGCGACCGGGTCTCCAACAACCAGATGCTGCTCGCCGCCGGCGTCGTCTACGCGGCCGTGCTCGCGGTCCTCGGCCTGGTCCGGACGCCTGCGGTCGTCATGCTCGCGCTGCTGCCCGCCGGCCTGGCGTGGGTCGCGGTGCTGTCGACGATAAACGCGTCCATGCAGCTCTTCCTGCCCGGCTGGGTCCGGGCCCGCGGTCTGTCGATCTACCAGATCGTCGTCGCCGCGGCCCAGGCGCTGCCGGCGCTGGCCTGGGGCCTGCTCGCGGACCTGACCAGCCTGCCGGTCGCGCTGACCGCGGCGGCCGGCCTGATGCTGGCCGGCACGCTCACGCTGCGTCTCTGGGCGTTGATCGACACCCGGGACATGGACCGCGCGCCCGCGGTCTTCTGGCCGGAACCGCACCTGACCCTGGAGCCGGATCCGCGCGTCGGCCCGGTGCTGGTCTCGGTGCGCTACCAGGTCACGGCGGAGAACACGCCCGCGTTCATCACCGCGATGGACGCGGTCCGCCGGTCCGTCCAGCGGACCGGGGCCTACCGGTGGGGGCTCTTCCAGGACGGCGCCGGCGCCGGCACGTTCGTCGAGGTGTACCTCGTGCCGTCCTGGGCGGAGCACCTCCGCCAGCACGAAGGGCGCCTCACCGGGGCGGACCGGGCGGCCGAGGAGCGCGCCCGCGCGCTGGCGGAGGGCGCGCCGGAGGTCAGCCACCTCTTCCCGGCCGGCGCCCGGCCGGGCGGTTCGTAG